Below is a window of Glandiceps talaboti chromosome 15, keGlaTala1.1, whole genome shotgun sequence DNA.
CATTTTCCGTTCAATGTACGTATATTACACAATAATGTCTGGATCATTTATCTGGATCATCCGGAAATTAAACAATGGCATACGTAGTCTCCCCCAAAGTTAAATATGTTCTCTACTGACAATATCTACATATGATAGACAGATTATCTACATATCGCCATCAATCTAATGTGATATATCGTGTAAATAATGCAGTATTGAGAATATGAGAAATGAGATATAGGAAACTCAACCTAAGGTGACAAATGTCGATGTTTTTGTGAAACGTTTTACATCGTACTTGTTATTCAGTAAGAGCAGATGAGATCATTTGTCCGTGCATGCCTTGCCTTTAATAAGTTAAAGTTCATGAAATATAAAAAGCCATGCCTTGCAAAGATTGAGTTGTTTAAATCATTCACGATCGATTATGACACTTTCCTTCCTTCCCTGGAGATTTGTTCTCATTACATTCTGGTAAATTGACACATTACTGTAATGACACAATTACTGGCTGTAATGACCATGGAATACCCTCTATGCACTGACCTATTCGGACTGATAACATATTCACATTCTATACGAAGtctttttctctcttttttccaGCGACATTACGACTGTAGAATTCTCCCTGATGATAAACAAAGATATTATGTTCAATTTGAATACCAACAATTTTATTTAAAGTGTACCGctgtatattttatgatataatatacatCGCAGATTACTCAATTATGTGATTTTGAACGTGTGATCAATTCATATATCTATTGTAAAAATGCAtcattgttttctaaattttgGATAATCATTTGATGATCATGTTGGCATGGATGATTGGACAAAGTATATTGTTTCTGCAGCAATTCCTTATTATGTACGATGCCAAAATTTGTTTAAAGAATAATGTGCGCTGCAACTATTATTCCAAACTGTTTGAGAAATTATAATAGCAGCTACTGCAATTACCTTCACGACGACAAATCTTTAATTTAGTAATTTTTTCAACGTTCACTCATGATAGCGATGTTTTTTGCTAACCCTGCTCACAAGCCCTTGCCATTTGCCAAAAACGCGATGGGAACTACTGCAAGCAATTGTAAAACATAAATCTATGGGCGTTTAACTTGAAAATTTCATGATGCTCAGTGCGCCAAATAGCTATGGTTCTTTATATGAGTCACATAGCGAGGATAAGTGTACCGTCTCATTACGACTAGAAACGATATCGCTATCTTGGGCTGTAATGCTCCCCGCGTCATTACTGCGTCACACATTACGAATCAGTTTCCTCGTGTGTACAAGAACCATAGATCATagcccatcatcatcatttaatGCACTTTGAATTCACCAAGAATCGGTGAACTTTGAAACATCCACCCTGTCTATTTAGGACTAATGTCTTTAAGTTTATCTATTTTACATTGTGAGAGGTGGTTATAATTTTTCTAAAGTGCATACAGGGTGCTTTAGAACTAGCGATGAATCAGTGCGAAGCAAACCAGTACAAATAATTGGAGAAGCGTGGAAATAATCAATTGCTCCAGTTTAACTACTGTCTTTTTGACCGAATAAATGGCATATTTCGTTTAACCACAAACAAGGAAATGAGTTTCTTCCAGTAATTACTAAAATAGACCCGAGTGATCCATATACCCATATGTGACATTTACGTATATGCTACATAAAATGACCAAAATAGCGAATTCGTTATTTGCACAGATATGTACAGACAAAAGCTATGgttaaaaagttttaaaatttcGACCTTCATTTATCACTAAGATGAACTACAACGAAAGGTTCATAATTGAAAATTGGCGGAAACCTAAAGacatatgattttatttttaaaatgtgatcAATTGCCATCCTCGTAAAACCACATGTCCGCTATACCGCAATTCTACAACATTCAACAAAGCTTGAGAACAACATTTATATTTCTGAATCAAGCGGAGATTTACTGTCGCTCCTGCGATTGATATATTGTGTTTACTCATAAGAACTTCAACAGTCTGTCAATTTATCAGTCAAACCCTGGCGtttgaaaaataatgttttctaCTTTATGAATAAAAAGATACTTAATATTATATCTGTACAGGTCAAGAGTAAACATCCTTCTCAATGCATTCACTAAATTTATCGTTTAGTCAGTATACTATTAAGACTTAAATATCTGATCATTTGGTGCGTACAAACATACATAGCCAAGTTTTACAGGTCTTAAAGAACCTGTTTTCTCTTCCATATGCGTGTTGGATACCAGATTTTGTCCCATTTAGACGAATTATGGTTTTGCCTGTTACGGTTTTTcggaaataaaaatatgaaagtttgtCAGATAGTCTGACGACAGTAATATTCTTTTAATGGTTAGAAAGATTGTTCGATAAAGAGGAATTGTCATGAACACTGTATGGTATATATGTGAGTAGTATAAACTAGCACATTGTTACAAAAACAAGTGATATCTTAAAGAACCTGTTGGTGTTTGTTTTCTTGACTGCATGTACTTCTTCAATTTAAGGTTATCAACTGTTGACATTACTCATAGGAATAGCGTTATCATTCATTTATGAAGTGCTGAAAACTATAGCTAGCACAAGGACTCAATAGATTGCAATCGTGTGTTATCTTATACAAAAGGAAAGAGGTATAGAAAGCTGCCTTTTTCTTTGTATCCCCATGTCAGACATATGGCTTAAGAATTCCTAAAGGAACGCCAGACAGGAAGTTTTATTAGTGCGTGATTACAGCTTTCCAAGCGAGTACAAGGCTTAACCTTTGCATGGACGCCACATGACAATTGGTAATTGCATCACTCTTCTGTTTTCAGAAACTGTACCCACGATCGTCTCTACAGGTCAGATCTCTCAAATCACTTATAATCTCAAAAACACCAGAATTAAAAACAAATCATGCCATATCCTTCAAGCAAAATGGGTCAAAGACAAACTGTGATCGTTACAGTAATATAAGAATTTGTTCTAATGTAACAAAGGGTGGTTTCAATAAAGTATccgaatgttttttttttcaatatcgtTAAATAGTTCAGAGCTTAATCACCCGACCAACCAATCAAGCTTAACTTCAAAACTCGTCTGATGTCAGTAGCCTTTCTGTACTCTAACCCTCCAATCAATAAATGCAGATGATGATATTACATTAGCAACGCTAATGGGAATGTTTCCAAGAAGATTGTGTCATGTATTGTACAGTTATTTGTAAGGCATTGTAATGTGAATGGTAGAATTGTCTGCCAGGGACTCGTGTCGGTTGCGCTTTGTATTTCTGGTAACTTCAAAGTCATTCGTTATTAGAGCTAGCAAACAAGTATTACCGAAATTAGGTAGTCGCACTTTGGAAATACATAATTAGTGAATAAACggtttgttttcattgtattgGATGTTCGTAGATTTCACAAAGCGTTTGGCTTAATAACGTAAACTGTAAAACAAGACAAGACACGAATAATGGGTATAACTtttaacaaaattaaatttctaTCATATGTGCTTTAGGATTATGCATACCATAATTTCTTAAAATTTATACATCTTTTCACCTGTACAAAATTCACTGGCCAGACAGACCGACGGACGGACGGATTGGCGGGAGggttttcatttcaacaatatttttcgTTTACTAATTCATATAATTATCTTAATAATGTCTCACATGTTAAGTTTCTATGTTATTTTTTCAGGTTGCAAAACCATGAATAGCAATGTCTCAAAACAGtaattccatattttaaaagggcaatgtacatattattattttatctatCAAAACTCCCCATCTATCCTAttcttgttttaatttcattaacATCAATGTCACAAATTGGTATACATCAATCCTTTCGCCAAAATACCATAGACATTTGAATTGGGAGTTGCTATGTAATGTTTTGTTCAATCAAATCGTCCAAATGAACGTCAGCGATTGCTGgtcatgtattttttgtttactttacaCACCTCTGAGTAGATCCCTTCTCTATAATTAGATAAAACCGTAATTTTCTGAACAAACACATGAAGTGTGCAGTATGCACTAGCAATACAAACCAATAGACCATGAATAATATTCGATATTGAAAACGATCACATTAGTGATTCAGTAAATGtgcaatatatattttcaatacgTAATATAAATGGAGTCTCTGTCAAATTTTATGCCCGACATAACCATGAAcgatttcaaatttgaaagaaaaaaattgaacgCTAATGatcaaaaaaaaagtaaaaagtacATTGTGCTCACTGAAGCAGACTATGGTACTAAAATTACAGACTAACCTAATAGTATCATTTCATCAGGAATGTATAACGCTTGACGGGTCTGATATACTACCCTATAGTCACTGATGCCATCGAAATTTTAGAGTCAGTCTTAGAAATCATACGAAAATTTCAAAAAGACATGCATTTTTAATTCAGACATGTTACAGAATAATTCAGcatttcaaattttatcaaGGGTTTGTCGCATTTATTGTTTAGTTATGGAACATGACCCCTGCCCCTTTCGGCAAAGCAATATACTTTTCGTTTTCGTTTAATGATTCTGTTTCTTCTTTATAGATATTCAGTTCAAATATATCGAGTAATATCTCGATATTTAACAGTGTTGGGACTTTACAACTGAGCATAACCATCTTACAATGACTTTGCAGGCTTAAAGCAGAATTCTACAAAAATAAGTCGGGAATTGTTTGGATAACCATGAATACCGCCATTCAATCCCCTATCTTTAATGCATTACATCGTAGGTTTTTATTATCCGAATTCATTCATAACTATGCATTTCACACTCAACTATAAAAGTAATTCCTTTCTTACTTTCCTTGTTCCTTTTAGGTAAATTGGTACCTTTTCTCGAGCACACTACTGAGACAACATCGGTCCTTACATTAGCAGCCATAGCAGTGGAACGCTATGTTGCGTTCTGTCACCCGCTAAAAGCTTCTTATGTCTGCACAAGAAAAAGAACAGTCAAGATCTGCTTAGCTATTTGGATCATTGCTGGCAGTTTTTGCGTTCCGTATACTCAGTTTGCTGAACATAAAATGGTTCTGACACCAGAGGGCGATGTTGAATATACATGTGGAACCTACATCATCACTAAAGCAGCCCTGGCTTATGTTGTATTGGCCACTGTCCTGTTTTTCGTCATACCATTCTTTTTCCTAGGTGTTCTGTACAGTGTCATTGCCAACGCTCTTCGCATCCGTACTCAAACGACATTGCGTTCAACTTTTACTCCAGCAACGAGAAGTGGGAGTCCTCGTAAGACGAATGCACGTGCGCGAACACGATATGAGTTAGTGAACAGGAAAAAGAGTGATGCCCGCAAAATTAGCTCAGATGATGTGGACTCAAGGAGTATCGTGAGATCGATCCACGCCACTGGACCACTATACGCTCGACGACGAGCTGTGTTCATGTTATTTGCAGTTGTTGTGGTATTCTTTGTTTGCTTGTTACCTCAACGAGTTGTCAGTATGTTGTTTGTCTTTGATCATGCACCAAGAGATTCCCTCAGTATTCACGACATTCTGAGCCTTGTGACATTCTGCCGCATAATGTTGTATGTAAACTCTTCAGTAAATCCACTCCTTTACAGCATCCTGTCTACAAAGTTTAGAGCTGCTTTCCTACGAGCGTTAGGAGTACGTCAACGAAAGTGTAAACGAAGCAACACAACCATGTCTACTCTTCAACAACCGATAACATCACTTTCACAGAAGTCGCCCTCACCGACGGTTAGAAAGAAGAGCTGTGCTGCAGATACAAAGACCAATACGATTCCTGCATTGCACTCTTAAAAGAGAATAAATCATTGCTTATGTGGAGTAAAAGTGTAAGATAAATATACTGTTCTAGCCATTCACGGAGAACAAAGTTTTCACGCCAAATAGTCTATATACTTGTGAAGAACAACTACAGAACAACTTATGAAgttagaaagaaatgcatatggaacttgtaaaTCAGTCAgcataaatagatgtaaaatccgacgtttcgaataagtattctttttcaaggtaatatcggcgagatacagacatgttaggtaaacacctgaacatatctgaatgtaatggaacagaacgacaaccgcgcgtgataaacggttatacgtgtgaaGTTAGGTGTGTTTTGTACACTTGTGAAGAACACTAAAGAACAACTTATAAAGTTAGGtgtgttatacatacatacatacatacatacatacatacatacatacacacatgcatgcatgcatgcatgcatgcatgcatacatgcatacatacatacatacatacatacatacatacatacatacatacatacatacatacatacatacatatattgttcCTATGTGAATGTGTCtgtaattttcacaattttctaggTCTTGTCATTAAATGAGTGAAATTTTCTATACGGTATATTACCACTGTATcagtttaaaatataaattttgagTCAaagttatttcatattattattacgTATTATTCTTCTTAGATCTGTATTGTTTATGCAACCAGTACGTGTTGAAATGCTATGACCAATATTTAAAGTACAAACGTTAATATTACCTCACTAGTACCTCTGGTTTCTTTAATGGAAGGCAATAAAAACGTACTTGCTGCTAGGATAACATATATAACAGTTGTCATTTTACTAAGTAGCGCAGGTTAATCTAAAAAAGACCACTTTCATGATATGGCGGCATTCAACATcgtaaaatgaatgaatgaatgaatgaatgaatgaatgaatgaatgttctTCCTATTAGATGTTATAAAACTCTGTGTCCGTGTGAATTGAAAGGTATTATATTAATTCTAAAACTTGTCACTCCAAAGAGTTACACTAGGGACAATTAATAAGCTGTCAAAACATAACCTACATAACACTTTAAgatgttgatataaacatgtTTGGCTTCCCTACATAATATCTTCTCTGCCGAGTTGTTGAAGTgataaacattgtatcttgctCTTATGAAATAGCTTTGACGACCCTTCACTGTAAACGTTGCTACCAATTATGTAACAGTCTGCAACAGATGCTTAATTACGAGATGAAAGCCAAGTAGACTTTGACGAGTTATTCATATTCGACTTTTCATCACTTTGTAGTTCTAATGTATCCGTCAATGAAGTCATGGcaaaattcaaagtaaaatagtTGAAAATATACCCAAAGATAACATTACATAAACTGAGGTTGTCATGTAAAATGAGTTATTTTGTTACAATTAAATTTGTTTACGTAAATAGAGGTAAGTACTGCTGGTATGGATGGACAAATTCCCTGGTAGATTGATTGAACACTTACCACAAACGATATCATAAAAAATACGTTCGTGttttaaataaatgataatcATTTATTTTAACGGGCAACCGTAACAAGAAAATATTGCTATTGATACATAAAACCCAACATGAAATATCAGGAACAGTTCACACGCATTGAGGCCACGATATGCAGAACCAAAAGGCTCATGTTCAACATTCCATTCGTTACCGCACAATAATGTCAAGATATAT
It encodes the following:
- the LOC144446232 gene encoding growth hormone secretagogue receptor type 1-like; translated protein: MVRMSREQLLTPSTHEVIRYKAPPTCEYNNYKLDKLDMRKSPLGRTEVKAGAAHRLNCSIPFQDALRLSSLVLAIVTLFYVLIFIFGVLGNILVIFVVCRNRDMRSSTNYFLVNLSVADLLVLVICMPVALLETYIFHPWLLGEVMCKLVPFLEHTTETTSVLTLAAIAVERYVAFCHPLKASYVCTRKRTVKICLAIWIIAGSFCVPYTQFAEHKMVLTPEGDVEYTCGTYIITKAALAYVVLATVLFFVIPFFFLGVLYSVIANALRIRTQTTLRSTFTPATRSGSPRKTNARARTRYELVNRKKSDARKISSDDVDSRSIVRSIHATGPLYARRRAVFMLFAVVVVFFVCLLPQRVVSMLFVFDHAPRDSLSIHDILSLVTFCRIMLYVNSSVNPLLYSILSTKFRAAFLRALGVRQRKCKRSNTTMSTLQQPITSLSQKSPSPTVRKKSCAADTKTNTIPALHS